CAAGCTTTACGATAGAAATATGATCTAAATTTCTCTAAGCTTGACTTTCTCTTGATAGGACAGGGCCTGATACAGTGTCTCATTCTCTTGGTGCTAAGCTCCGCAGTCTGCGAAGAGAAAGAAATTGGACTCTTGCGGAGATGAGTGAGCGATCAAAAGTTCCACTCTCCAGCATCTCCAAGATCGAAAACGAGCAACTCTCGCCGACCTATGATCAGCTGCTAAAAATTGCTTCAAGCTTTTCCCTTGATATCGCCGAACTGGTGGCCATCCTGAATGGTCAGACCCCACAGCCCATGGCCGGCCGACGCTCACTCAATGATCTGGATGACGGGCCGATCATCAGCGATGATAGACAAGTCTTAAGATATCTCAGCAGCGACTTGTTGCATAAGGCCTTCACCCCTATCGTCGCCACTATCAAGGCCACATCTGCCCATGATTACGACCAGTTTCACAGCCATGACGGTGAGGAATTTGTCTATGTCATCTCTGGCGTGCTGGAATTTCACAGCGAATTTTATGCGCCGGTGAGGCTCAACACGGGCCAGTCTATCTATTTTGATTCCTCCATGCTCCATGCCTATGTCTCGGTAGGAGAAGATCTGTGCCGCGTGCTGTCCATTTGCTCCAAGCCGGAGAAAAAGCCGTTATAAGCGGCTATGAAAGCTTCAGGAGACCGGAGCTTCCTAATGAAAAACGGGTAAGCTTTTGGGATATTATAGATAGGTCGCCTGACTGATCCCCGCTTTCCGGCAGATCACCGCAGGCATGGAAGAGGAAGCCATCAAGGCCGCAACGGCTTACCTGGTGATCTACTTGCTGAAGTGGCTGTTCCAGTTGAAAATCAAATAATCAAGGATTGCATAATTTTCCACAAGGCAAGATTGACAAGCCTTAATACTCAGCTTTAGTGTGGTTTAACAAGATA
This DNA window, taken from Govania unica, encodes the following:
- a CDS encoding helix-turn-helix domain-containing protein, yielding MSHSLGAKLRSLRRERNWTLAEMSERSKVPLSSISKIENEQLSPTYDQLLKIASSFSLDIAELVAILNGQTPQPMAGRRSLNDLDDGPIISDDRQVLRYLSSDLLHKAFTPIVATIKATSAHDYDQFHSHDGEEFVYVISGVLEFHSEFYAPVRLNTGQSIYFDSSMLHAYVSVGEDLCRVLSICSKPEKKPL